A stretch of Mucilaginibacter terrae DNA encodes these proteins:
- a CDS encoding acyltransferase family protein, with translation MLKELDGFRALAVTLVVLFHAGFYTKAIPGFNEVIGTGYLGVQIFFILSSLLLSRQNLLYYPQTVNKKQYTLTFFKKRLLRIVPLYLISSIVLAAFSYKSIDFSFWKIIQYVLFIKDDLHVNVVIWSLFVEVRFYILLPVLMGVLFSLQKHKVTIFLVPVLVILYSYWYRYTQLSLPYNKEISERLYSSLSANVDCLGWGMIIAILYERYKALLFKPATITAIATLLLVLIFGLMYVQYHKVYPPLVRIVTPLNNICWSALILMVMLGKTTIFNKILSAKAAVYVSMLSYSIYLWHLPIRTYIVEVLQQLLTGNSAKYIVVLQLILTLGLSLLVSALSYRFIEKPFLNKKSA, from the coding sequence ATGCTTAAAGAGTTAGACGGCTTCAGGGCTTTAGCAGTAACCTTGGTTGTACTATTTCATGCCGGGTTTTACACCAAAGCAATACCCGGCTTTAATGAAGTGATAGGCACGGGTTATTTAGGCGTGCAGATATTTTTTATCCTGAGCAGTTTGTTACTCTCGAGGCAAAACCTGCTATATTACCCCCAAACGGTTAATAAAAAACAATATACCCTTACCTTTTTTAAAAAGAGGTTATTGCGCATAGTGCCGCTTTATTTAATCTCGTCTATTGTTTTAGCAGCATTCAGCTATAAAAGCATCGATTTTAGTTTTTGGAAGATCATTCAGTACGTTCTGTTTATAAAAGACGACCTGCATGTAAATGTGGTTATATGGTCGTTGTTTGTTGAGGTAAGGTTTTATATTTTATTGCCTGTGCTCATGGGCGTGCTGTTTTCTTTACAAAAGCATAAAGTAACTATATTCCTGGTACCGGTACTCGTTATTTTGTATAGCTACTGGTATCGTTATACACAACTTAGCCTGCCTTACAATAAAGAAATTTCGGAGCGGTTATATTCCTCACTTTCGGCCAATGTAGATTGTCTGGGCTGGGGGATGATCATTGCTATACTTTATGAACGGTATAAAGCTCTTTTATTTAAACCGGCAACTATAACAGCCATTGCAACCCTGCTGCTGGTGCTTATTTTTGGCTTAATGTATGTACAGTATCATAAGGTTTATCCGCCATTGGTGCGTATTGTAACGCCGTTAAACAATATATGCTGGAGTGCACTTATACTGATGGTAATGCTGGGTAAAACCACTATATTTAATAAAATACTATCGGCTAAAGCAGCGGTGTATGTATCCATGCTGTCGTATAGCATTTACCTGTGGCACTTGCCTATACGTACTTATATAGTGGAGGTATTACAACAACTTTTAACCGGTAATTCGGCAAAATATATTGTTGTATTGCAGCTTATACTAACCTTGGGTTTATCTTTACTGGTATCAGCCCTGAGTTATCGTTTTATAGAAAAGCCTTTTTTGAACAAAAAAAGCGCCTGA
- a CDS encoding glycosyltransferase family 2 protein, giving the protein MTFSIVIPTCNRNHLLAICLDKLLPQVQQGNYTYEIIVTDDSTGNIAKALIDEKYPWIKWVAGPKQGPAANRNNGAKNAQNQWLIFLDDDCEPDNDLVLNYAKTIESNLQVRVMEGAIYSDDVIKPMFTAPVNTTGGHLWSCNFSIQKALFDELGGFDENYKFPNLEDNDLNKRIRLAGNQVPFVSNARVYHPPRPIASPEKFARYHESWMYYHAKFGERKTLKDLLVTISRARLNTIKDAPKGWASVKALYNYFVEIALTVNNSRKWKKV; this is encoded by the coding sequence ATGACCTTTTCAATTGTAATTCCCACATGTAACCGTAACCATTTGCTGGCTATTTGTTTAGATAAGCTATTACCACAGGTGCAGCAGGGAAATTACACTTATGAAATTATTGTAACTGATGACAGCACCGGCAATATTGCCAAAGCTCTTATTGATGAAAAATATCCGTGGATAAAATGGGTGGCCGGCCCCAAGCAAGGCCCGGCAGCTAACCGTAACAACGGTGCTAAAAATGCCCAAAACCAATGGCTCATTTTCTTAGATGATGATTGCGAGCCTGATAATGATTTGGTTTTAAACTACGCCAAAACCATCGAAAGCAATTTGCAAGTAAGGGTAATGGAGGGGGCAATATACTCTGATGATGTAATTAAGCCCATGTTTACAGCACCTGTTAACACAACGGGCGGGCATTTATGGTCGTGCAATTTTTCGATACAAAAAGCACTGTTTGATGAGCTGGGTGGCTTTGATGAAAATTATAAATTCCCCAACCTTGAAGATAACGATTTAAACAAACGTATACGCCTTGCCGGCAACCAGGTTCCTTTTGTAAGTAATGCGCGGGTATATCATCCACCGCGCCCTATCGCGTCACCAGAAAAGTTTGCCCGGTATCATGAAAGCTGGATGTATTACCATGCCAAATTTGGCGAACGCAAAACCCTGAAAGATTTGCTGGTAACCATATCACGCGCCAGGCTAAATACCATTAAAGATGCCCCTAAGGGTTGGGCTTCGGTAAAAGCGCTATACAATTATTTTGTGGAAATTGCCCTTACCGTTAATAATAGCCGCAAATGGAAAAAGGTATAG
- a CDS encoding acyltransferase codes for MSYFLQQGFFVLRVRYLNKISGGLRRLRYTLQGMKVGKGTTLPRLKVTWPHQVSVGDNCLLEHDIYFKYDGIWKPGPIINIADRVFIGTGCEFNITKGITIGNDSLIASGCRFIDHNHGTEPGELMRLQNGAEEAITIGQNVWLGCNVVVLKGITVGHGAVVAAGSVLTKTIPPNEVWGGVPAKKLKDR; via the coding sequence ATGAGTTATTTTTTACAGCAGGGTTTCTTTGTATTGCGGGTGCGTTACCTTAACAAAATATCAGGTGGCCTACGCAGGTTAAGATATACCTTGCAAGGAATGAAGGTGGGCAAAGGCACAACCCTGCCCAGGCTGAAAGTTACCTGGCCGCACCAGGTTTCGGTGGGTGATAATTGCCTGCTGGAACACGATATATATTTTAAGTACGATGGCATATGGAAACCCGGCCCCATCATTAACATTGCCGACCGGGTTTTTATAGGCACAGGCTGCGAGTTTAACATTACAAAGGGCATAACCATTGGTAATGATTCGCTGATCGCATCGGGTTGTCGTTTTATTGACCATAACCACGGTACTGAACCGGGCGAATTGATGCGCCTGCAAAATGGTGCCGAAGAAGCCATAACTATTGGGCAAAATGTATGGCTTGGTTGCAACGTGGTGGTGTTAAAAGGTATAACTGTGGGCCATGGGGCTGTTGTGGCGGCAGGATCTGTATTAACTAAAACCATTCCCCCTAACGAAGTTTGGGGAGGAGTGCCCGCTAAAAAGCTAAAAGACCGGTAA
- a CDS encoding glycosyltransferase: protein MESKIIVHVSQIDISPETGMGRVEYYWKDAFERAGYQFIHIGPTEVGPVKHGALFPRKAYQYFKKLNIKPLCFIVHEPAAGAFVKKGIPCFVESHGVERRNWEATLNGTVPGIKEEPIKWRTRLLYPIWRLSGCDKGLRYANKLLLINTDDKVFVKKRYNREDKDILVFKNGVNALPPVEGSNNGTFTVLFNATWVMRKGVRVLIDAAALLYKQGLKINYLLIGGSRDEQTVLSSWPHELHPFVTVVPRFKQQEEVNYLAKASVLVLPSYAEGQPLSLLQAMAAGKCAITSNADGQKDLITNGVNGFLFTNGSHEELADQIKHCYNNPEVVAGVGANAKEYTRNLTWENVSNQIVEFVVANSK from the coding sequence ATGGAATCTAAAATAATTGTACATGTTTCGCAGATAGATATTTCGCCCGAAACCGGCATGGGTAGGGTGGAGTATTACTGGAAAGATGCTTTTGAACGTGCCGGATACCAGTTCATTCATATTGGTCCTACCGAGGTTGGTCCGGTAAAACATGGCGCTTTGTTTCCGCGTAAAGCCTATCAGTATTTTAAAAAATTAAACATAAAGCCGCTGTGCTTTATAGTGCACGAGCCTGCTGCCGGAGCATTTGTTAAAAAAGGCATTCCGTGTTTTGTGGAGAGTCATGGCGTTGAGCGTCGTAACTGGGAAGCCACTTTGAACGGTACAGTTCCGGGTATAAAAGAGGAGCCAATTAAATGGCGCACACGATTATTGTACCCTATATGGCGTTTAAGCGGTTGTGACAAGGGCTTGCGCTATGCCAATAAGCTGCTATTGATCAATACTGATGATAAGGTCTTTGTTAAAAAAAGATATAACCGCGAGGATAAAGATATACTGGTTTTTAAAAACGGCGTAAATGCCCTTCCCCCGGTTGAGGGAAGCAATAATGGAACATTTACTGTGCTGTTTAATGCCACCTGGGTAATGCGTAAAGGTGTACGTGTGCTAATTGATGCTGCCGCACTTTTGTATAAACAAGGACTGAAAATCAACTACCTGCTTATTGGCGGTAGCCGCGATGAACAAACTGTTTTAAGCAGTTGGCCCCATGAATTACACCCGTTTGTAACCGTTGTGCCCCGCTTTAAACAGCAGGAAGAAGTTAATTACCTGGCCAAAGCATCAGTATTGGTACTGCCAAGTTATGCCGAAGGCCAGCCACTGAGTTTATTGCAGGCTATGGCCGCCGGTAAGTGTGCAATTACGTCTAACGCCGATGGGCAAAAAGATTTGATCACCAATGGTGTAAATGGTTTCTTGTTTACCAATGGAAGCCACGAGGAGCTTGCCGATCAAATTAAACATTGCTACAACAACCCCGAAGTAGTAGCCGGCGTAGGAGCTAATGCCAAAGAATATACCCGCAACTTAACATGGGAAAACGTATCAAACCAAATTGTTGAATTTGTAGTGGCCAACAGCAAGTAA
- a CDS encoding glycosyltransferase family 4 protein: MKILFLSYKFYPEVGGIETMSDILCNGLHQHGFDLKVATTTTATGNEQRPYQIIRNPSKKQLLQLHFWADLVFENNPTLNLSWPNIITRKPLIVTLHTWIARVDGQKGLQDKIKQFWLKRAKKVLACSSALAKESYPEASVIHNPYNDDLFKLNPAVTRNKKFVFLGRLVSDKGVTLAVKAFDGFLKKAADSNATLTIIGEGPEKENLQQQAQQLGIADRIIFAGTKKGEELVNLLNEHEVILIPSVWEEPFGLVALEGMACGCIPIASQSGGLSEAVGQGGLLFEKGNVDALTDCMLKLNLDEQLKHTLISNGIQHLKQHKLEYILGKYINTINQVISKR; this comes from the coding sequence TTGAAGATACTTTTCCTGTCATATAAGTTTTACCCTGAAGTTGGCGGCATTGAAACTATGTCTGACATATTGTGCAATGGTTTGCACCAGCACGGGTTTGATTTAAAAGTGGCAACCACAACTACCGCAACAGGAAATGAGCAACGTCCATATCAAATTATACGCAATCCTTCAAAAAAACAATTGCTCCAATTGCACTTTTGGGCCGATCTGGTGTTTGAGAATAACCCAACGCTAAATTTATCGTGGCCTAATATTATTACGCGCAAACCTCTTATTGTAACGCTCCATACCTGGATAGCCCGGGTTGACGGACAAAAAGGCTTGCAGGATAAAATAAAGCAGTTTTGGTTAAAACGTGCAAAAAAAGTGCTTGCCTGTAGCAGTGCATTGGCTAAAGAAAGTTACCCCGAGGCTTCGGTTATTCATAATCCGTATAACGATGATCTATTTAAGCTGAACCCGGCAGTTACACGCAACAAGAAATTTGTTTTCCTGGGGCGTTTAGTGTCTGATAAAGGTGTTACTTTGGCCGTTAAGGCATTTGATGGTTTTTTGAAAAAAGCAGCCGATAGTAATGCTACCTTAACTATAATTGGTGAAGGCCCCGAAAAAGAAAATTTACAACAGCAAGCGCAGCAATTGGGTATTGCTGACAGGATAATATTTGCCGGCACCAAAAAGGGTGAAGAACTGGTAAACCTGCTGAACGAACATGAGGTTATACTCATTCCATCGGTATGGGAAGAACCTTTTGGTTTGGTTGCGCTTGAGGGCATGGCTTGCGGTTGTATACCCATAGCCTCGCAAAGTGGCGGTTTATCTGAAGCTGTAGGCCAGGGAGGACTATTGTTTGAAAAAGGTAATGTTGATGCCCTTACGGATTGTATGCTTAAATTAAATCTCGATGAGCAGTTAAAACACACACTCATCTCTAATGGTATTCAGCATTTAAAGCAACATAAACTGGAGTATATTCTGGGTAAATATATAAATACTATTAATCAGGTAATTAGTAAGCGTTAA
- a CDS encoding acyltransferase, whose translation MIFKLLFKIENWYKTKRSEFLKVFFANCGKNVQIDSTCVILGSGGFSIGDNTYISAYTTIYARFGVSIGKNCTISSNCGISSYNHVQNSLNRIADEPNDHKYSKPVKIGNNVWIGMNACILPGVEIGDNAVIGSGSVVTKSVPANEIWVGNPARFIKKLEL comes from the coding sequence ATGATTTTTAAATTATTATTTAAGATAGAAAACTGGTACAAAACCAAACGGTCTGAATTCTTAAAAGTGTTTTTTGCTAACTGCGGCAAAAACGTTCAGATAGATTCGACCTGCGTAATACTGGGTTCGGGCGGGTTTAGTATTGGCGATAACACATACATATCGGCTTATACCACAATTTACGCAAGGTTTGGGGTAAGCATAGGAAAAAACTGTACCATTTCGAGCAATTGCGGAATTTCATCATACAACCATGTGCAAAATTCATTAAACCGTATTGCCGATGAACCTAACGATCATAAATACTCCAAACCGGTAAAAATTGGTAATAACGTTTGGATAGGCATGAACGCTTGTATTTTACCCGGCGTTGAAATTGGCGATAATGCCGTAATTGGCTCGGGTAGCGTGGTAACCAAAAGCGTACCTGCAAACGAAATTTGGGTAGGCAACCCTGCCCGTTTTATTAAAAAGCTCGAACTATAA
- a CDS encoding DUF6625 family protein, translating into MEATKNNTPKIAFVIPYYGRFPAYFSLFFDSIKDAPLDIIMFAESMPTMALPANVKVNLKPYAEIQQLFNSKLGIKVAFDKPYKFCDLKPTYGYIFEEYLKEYDYWGSIDTDLIVGNFAKFVNADTLNNIDFFSGIKEYVSGSFFLFRNTERCNTLFMKSRDWQKCFQEVEYTGFDECGGNFFQDLKDGKSIFDIKTNIHSLTEVIFTEQQQGLNCYFEDVILEPSGEEAVTVNKGQVLYRGKEYLLVHFIYFKATYYFHINPTLKPTYYINSLGTFKKFPSKVNMFFSANFFNACRNKVNINLRKIHPKLKV; encoded by the coding sequence ATGGAAGCTACAAAAAACAACACACCCAAAATTGCTTTTGTAATACCTTATTACGGAAGGTTTCCGGCGTATTTTTCTTTGTTTTTCGACTCGATAAAGGATGCCCCGCTGGACATTATTATGTTTGCCGAAAGCATGCCTACCATGGCTTTACCCGCTAACGTAAAAGTTAACTTGAAGCCTTATGCCGAAATTCAGCAACTGTTTAACTCCAAACTGGGTATAAAAGTAGCGTTTGATAAGCCTTACAAGTTTTGCGACCTTAAACCTACCTACGGCTATATATTCGAAGAATACCTAAAAGAGTATGACTACTGGGGATCGATAGATACAGATTTGATCGTGGGCAACTTTGCCAAATTTGTAAATGCCGATACACTGAATAATATTGACTTTTTTAGTGGTATAAAAGAGTATGTGTCGGGTTCATTTTTCCTGTTCAGAAATACAGAGCGGTGCAATACCCTGTTTATGAAAAGCCGCGACTGGCAAAAATGCTTCCAGGAAGTGGAGTACACCGGCTTTGACGAATGCGGTGGCAACTTTTTCCAGGATCTAAAGGATGGCAAAAGCATCTTCGATATAAAAACCAACATACACAGCCTCACTGAAGTAATATTTACCGAGCAGCAACAGGGCTTGAACTGTTATTTTGAAGATGTAATACTTGAGCCCAGCGGCGAAGAAGCGGTAACTGTAAATAAAGGCCAGGTGTTGTACAGGGGAAAAGAATATCTCCTTGTGCACTTTATTTATTTTAAGGCTACCTATTATTTTCACATCAATCCAACGCTCAAGCCTACTTATTATATCAATAGCTTAGGTACTTTTAAAAAGTTTCCAAGCAAGGTAAATATGTTTTTTTCGGCCAACTTTTTTAATGCCTGCCGCAATAAGGTGAATATCAATTTGCGCAAAATTCACCCAAAGCTTAAAGTATAA
- a CDS encoding acyltransferase produces the protein MSLKSIIKSTLLKLRLRGVNCRNIDAWTYIGKYTILKTADSRSSINFNQRIDLHNYVSLVAEDGGQINFGKRVSIGDYSTLRASRAQITIGDNTMLAQGVKLISTNHAYKDKNKLIHEQDIDTEKIGITIGSDCWLGAGCVVLPGVTIANGVVVGANAVVTKDVPEYAIVVGIPAKVIAYRT, from the coding sequence ATGTCTTTAAAATCGATCATAAAAAGTACCTTGTTAAAGTTACGGCTGCGCGGTGTAAACTGCCGCAATATAGATGCCTGGACGTACATAGGTAAATATACTATTCTCAAAACGGCTGATAGCCGCAGTTCCATTAACTTTAACCAGCGGATTGATTTGCATAACTACGTATCGCTGGTGGCAGAGGATGGAGGGCAGATCAATTTTGGCAAACGCGTTTCAATCGGCGATTACTCAACCCTGCGTGCAAGCCGCGCTCAAATAACCATTGGCGATAATACCATGCTGGCTCAAGGGGTAAAGCTTATTTCAACCAACCATGCCTATAAGGATAAAAACAAGCTCATACACGAGCAGGATATAGATACCGAAAAGATTGGCATAACCATAGGCAGCGATTGCTGGTTGGGCGCAGGTTGTGTGGTTTTGCCGGGTGTAACCATTGCCAATGGGGTGGTAGTAGGTGCCAATGCCGTGGTAACCAAAGATGTACCTGAGTATGCCATAGTGGTAGGTATTCCGGCTAAAGTAATTGCTTACAGAACTTAA